The genomic stretch TTTGTTTTGAAGTTGAttaacctatgcaaggcatcgaaaagtgtggttatcctgcagaatgcaacctTACATTACAATGAATAATGATTGTGACCAACTGTTGTAAGTGTGTGTGCTTCATAACGGTCATGACATATCACTTTAAGTTTCCATATCATCCGAGCAAGTATTGATGAGTTAATGGATGTTTgctgcaataaataaaatatcctgcACTTAGCTTTGAACATTTTTATGTTATCTCTGAAAATACAGCTgttgtcataaaaataaatatgcctttgaaagttgaaatatcTATGATTATTTGAAATTCATATTGTAAAAATAAGCTAACAAACACTATGtgggtaagttcaacagattcaggcttcaattggtggaagttagacatatataaataaataaaagatcgtagcacttttccacaagatgtTTTAATGCAtacaacgtgtttcggctcagtgagccatcatctggtacaagacactgcaaaacatttgaaaatctcctttatacccttgagaaagggggggaagtttggggaggatttgacatctttgaagaagggggtgggaatgggcgtacagagtagagacagtgggaaaagatacaactacgggatgtggagaacccacattggaaggaggactcttgtcataactgtaaaataacgacacgtggggaagaaccatagaaaAACAGGAGGGGGGGTTGAGAATAGTGAAAAAAAAGGGGGGTTAGGCTAAAAAGAGAGGCCGTGTGTCTTTAGAaagggagaggagtaagtagcgacgcaggaaaagaggcgggggtgaagagtccctttgggttagctgagaaggagtgaaagttagcagGGGTActgggaggaaattgccagcaaaagaaaatggtcaaacacaATATGGAGTGAGGTTGGGTGGACGGGAAACACCCTGTGGATGTTGGGGTCAGTTAAGGCATGGGTGAAGAAAGAATATGACCATTTGTTTTTGGGAAGGGTAtcttaaggagaggagagtgggcGAAAAACACTTGTTCATTCATTAGCATATTCATATCACTCTGTACCCTCTGTACAATTTCGAATTCctctaaaacatcaagtcttgtgcccttactttcaaagtgtagaatttcaggttgaaaatgacaacaatgcaaagtctgtagtaagtgtttggcgagaagtgacaTTTCATCCCAATttttcctgcaccttctatgaTCTTTCATTCTGGTACTTACAAGGAgaagtcgccaaagtgatgttcaggatctggatgcggatgttattttctaaaactatataggtaaggtagaaaaagtgtcacggctttcttccacataggcccgggttcgagagataatcgcatgtaaagatttcgcgcagcatcaggtcccttgagtaagcaCTCCCTctcaactacggccgtggcggtgcggtctagggcatTAGTCCTGTTAGCTGTAGTTGGTGTCACGGGTTCGAGACCCAGCGCcgacaatattttttctctcttccaatttttgaaatcactgttacattttaccccaattcgttttaactagttacttcgcgatttttaaaatttaatatcaatttatggatctttaacgaaactccgaattgtgccttaccacgcgaataagaggacgtatataaatacttacgcgtgaatttccgtgtaatgtgctcatcacgtgcaccgatgcacacctctgcctcgcgTAAATTAACCGACTGTACATCCATTCATGAATCGTACCCCGGTTGTTGACGCTTGTACCTccactttcaatgccttttttacgttcctgaagcaccagtattttccagcttaaacgttttttattcaaaatttcatttccaccagGCATTCCCTCCATTATTTTTCTAACCGCCCACGCACTGTCTTTCCAACGAATCTCGATGTTTACAACAAaatgtccttccactcaccataCGTCCCTTATGGCCTGCCTTCTAGCGTCCTTCAAAGACTTCCGTCCAACAACCCTGCGTCCACAactgaccctcgataatccctgaatgaggcgcCGAGGCCCAATTGTGTGAAAGCGGGTGCGAAAGGTAAACAAAGAAGGCCTCGGAAACGGCTTGGGTAGGCTGCTGGAAAGAAGGATCATTGTGCTGGATGGATGGAAGAGAAAACTagctagggtcagtaactgaatgtgaggataggcaatggtgtttatttgttgataagaaagacttgagattacgaatatacgaagaggctgtgggatcaatggctagggcgaggatgattaaattccccggaaatttgcgtgtaagtaattatatacgtcctATAATTCgcatggtaaggcacaattcggagtttcgtttaaaatccataaattgatattaaacttaaaaaatcgcgaagtaactaattaaaacgaattggggtaaaatgtaacagtgatttcaaaaattggaagagagaaaaaatattgtcgGCGCTGGGTCTCGAACCCGTGACACCAACTACAGCTAACAGGACTAatgccctagaccgcaccgctaCGGCCGTAGTTGAGAGGGAGtgcttactcaagggacctgatgctgcgcgaaatctttacatgcgattatctctcgaacccgggcctatgtggaagaaagccgtgacactttttctaccttacctatatagttttagaaaataacatccgcatccagatcctgaacatcactttggcgacttcTCCTTGTTAGTGgaacttctgcctgtttggccgatgtagcacATGTTgtatgattcacaattaactttgtaaatgccatATTGATGGATGgattctattttgtctttgttacaaCGCAAAACTTTACCGAGAGTGTAggggttgtagaaagaaacattgaatttatttttggggaatttgtgagcaagcctatttgaaagaGCTCAtacaaacaatagccggcaccattttttTAGATCTCTCTGTGATGGGGGGAAGGGAGCTAAGCTGTGAAAtggctcgcgttttcaactttctctgaagcaTTTTGGTAATAATGATTACACTACAGCCAtttgaaactgcaatttatttaattttggaaagttcacaattgaaattcaCTGCATTTAATGGTAGATTAACCAATCTATGTAACATGGaatgaaatgaggataatttttgggagGTTAGATGGCATGAGTCACTTGGAATGATTGTATTACTATAGCAGGATTTTCTATacacaccaaattcatgtttgacaccaactatggatatggagagatcaagaAAGTTTATTCGCTTATTGGATTCTATTTCCACTGTGAAATTAATATTAGGACAATgggtatttaaaagattcagaaagttatctaattgtctgacactTCCGGTCAAACAGCGGATGATGTCGTCAACATAACGGTACCagtaaaaaatattggataaaagggGGTTCCCGGAATCAAATAATTGGCTTTCTTaattgtccataaatatttcagctaacACATGTGAAAGGGGGGAACCCATGGCAAGGCCAtctttgttgataaaaattcttattatacaaaaaataattttggttcacaCATAGTTCCATGAGATGGTGAAGTTCACTAGACACTATGTATTGTCGATGTTGCAGTCTTTCAGCAAGTCTCTCGTAAGTAACAAGGttttttgtacaggtacagaagtaaatagattttttacatcaaatgaaactagcttggctTTTGGAGGCAAcgtgaggtgttgaagtttctatGACAAAATGATGGAGTTCTTAAtgctatattttggagaaaaagcagataatagggtagtttccttcatcaaagaaaacgaaaggcattgattgcgatttgttacccaccattagtgtattcataatacacaaattatttggtttttgaaataccggtttagaggaatggcaagggtcaaattttatcctcatttaaaaaaggccagattgacgcccatgcgattccactccgcatgacgtcacagggacctagtttctacacgagaggataggagttatacatcgtctgaggttaccaatgcatgcaagaggcacagagttcagggaaacatgtcttaataatcacctattaaaactggctaagttcggaaagttttcttcgtttgataaggtattaataaaccttttttaagccaagcgctaccatccagcaaggtactcagctatccgctagcatcctgcgacgtatcagcgctcagcctcgcctcaaggtcacctcaccgggcgggaggggtaaccagaaatacgacgtacggagatatttcccggcattcatacttaagcgtcgcgttttcgcgcccttgaaaattttcacttttcatttaatcgcgaaaaatagatgttatcatttaaaaatctaaaagcgtgaaatacgtactccaggagtaataatctttcgattaaagcaataaaaaaataataggaaaccaccctattgcccaaaaatgatatttagtttGGAGGCTAGCTTATAGGACGGTGAGCCTATGCACGACACTACTGGGCGAACAGGCGTTCCATCTTAATGAATCTGAGGAAGGCCATAAAATCTTGGAGGTAGAGTATTCATCTGAAGTAACTTCCTTTTCTCACTGTCACGGAATAAACtagagcaggaagataaagctgttttaacaattttttggaatctatctgtTGGATCAtgggggagaatcacgaatgaggtatcctccaacaaaTTGTCACATTTGGTGTAGTATGAGGCCTTGTCAAGTATTATCACACTCGTCCCTTTGTCCGCTTTGGAGATAATAAGATCTTCCTTTGTTAACTTCTCTTTGATCGATTGTAGCACTTGGTTGTGGTTAGCCATCATACAATGAGATGACTTTGGAATGGCAAGGGCAGAACTAATAATGTCTGCACAATTCTGTTTGGCGACTACATTTTGGTGCCGGAGGGCTACTTCACAGTCCAATAGCTACGATTTAAAGGGGCGATGGCTCGGAGAATGAGTAGGGGCAAATTTGAGGCCTTTTTGAAGAAGTTCCATTGCAGAATTGGTAAAGGAAGAATCTGATAGATTGACCACTCTGGGATGAAATTTGTTATCACTGTGCGGTACACACTCGGAGAAATTAGCTGCATTGTTTGTTTCACACCGTGAATAATCCAGTTTTTTGTTTTTGACGGAACTTTTCTTGGGAGAGACATCACTTACCACAGATTTTACGTGATTTTAAAGATGTTGCCAATGAATGATGTGCAGGGTCGCTGAAAGTTGTAAATGAAGTCGGTAGAGGGATACCTAGTGGGATACCTAGATGCCTACTTCAACCACCTCTACTGACTTTCATTTCATgaaaacaattgagaatgatGTGAAAAGTCACATCACAGTTTTTATAATTCTTTAATTCCTCTTCTTCCTTTAATTCCTCTTTAATTCAGTCATGAAAGAAAGATCCTCCACTAATTCGTTGGAATCAGTGAAGGATCTTTCTTTCATGATGGAAAGGTTCTATCACCCCTCAACATCTAGTTATGCATGTAAACTTCCTGTTGTAATAAACATATGAATCACAAGAGGAAATGCTCGTAATTATCATTGATTTTGAATTACCTCTATGTGAAGTGTATGTGCGTACCTCACTTGTTTCTAATTCTTGGTTATAATCGTGAATTTTCACAGTGACCTGGTCAACATAAACTATTTGTGGAAATCATTGTTGTTATTAGCATGAGATGTTCTCTTTCATCTCTCATCTTTGAAACTTTTCTGATACTTGGAGGCATAAAAAACATAGTAAAACCTCTAATTCATGGTTTAAGTTCAATAATTATTGAGTTTAGTTTCATGTGTACCTTTTCATTTGCAGGACCCCAAGCTTCTGCCcgtctggaataaagccataggTAGAACAGACCGTCGTTTAAGCGAAACGGATGTTGTGTGTGAACTACATTTTAAGGAAGAGGACATTATCAGGTATTGGGAAACAAGTCTTCCTGGGGGTGTAGTACATAGAATAAAGAGAGATAGATGCACACTGAAGAAGGATGCtgttccctcaatttttcctccACTGGGTACATATAAAGCCATGAAAAAGAGAGGTCGTTGGACTGAAAAACCATTAGCATCGCCTAACCCTCAGGAATGTGCCGTCAGTGATGTGGAAGATAATTGTGCAGAGGATTGTGTTCCTGAAGAACCATTTGCATCTGCTAACCATGAGGAATGTGCAATCAGTGATGTAGAGGATCATGCAGCAAGCATGGTGGAGTCTGAGCTCTTGGACTTTCAAGTGCTCATGAAAGAAGCCCTTAATGTTGCACTCCCATCAGACATGTGGACCGTTGGTGTTCTAAAGGGGAATCAAGTGATATTTGCCAATTGGAGTGATGGTGAAACCGTTGAAGCAAAGAAAAGGGTTTTGATAGATGATAAATTGCAAGTTAAGGTCAGTCGTTGATCATGTAAGTGTTTTTTACTTTACTTCTAATTAGGGAGATTAATTCAGTATTTATTCCCAACAGATATATTTTGGGAACGTTAATGCCATATTGAACAACATGAAGGAAGTTCACAGCCTTGCAGAAGTTGGAGCTTTTCTGATTGTGATTGACCAGTTAAATATTTGTCAAAGTTCCAGGTAGGGCTCACTTATATTCACTTGGGTTATATGTTATGTGCATGGCATTTAGGTAATTAGTGTCCattgttctttcatttttagATCCCACAAGTGTTTGGGATATACCGTTCCTAAAGACTTTGCTAAGAAAGAAACTTCAGCAGAACAATGTCACAATTGCCAAAAAGCAGAGAAAGATTCACTTACACTAGACAATGAAGAGGAAATAGTCAACAGAGTTGGAttgcagaagaaaatatttagaaaaccCAAGTCCAGTCAACTGTCTGGCCATTTGCACAAGAAGGTAAAGGTACAAAGTATTAGTGTGatcttttaatttaattcctgTTATTATGAGGCAGAAGATATAATTAGTGCAAGCAAGATTTAACAGATTTTTAATAGATAACTAATAAAATACAGCTAATTTTTTAGATAGCTTGGCGATTTTTATCCTGTGGTAAAAGTATTGTTGGATGTTTTGAAGTACCTGCTATATGTGCTTATCGATAAAGTAAAATATCCCAATTTATAATTTCGTCACAGTGGTAGAACCCCTACGTAACGAACCTCCATGtaacaaaattttacaaaaatctaCTTTTTCTGAAGTCGTAGTAGCAGTACTAGGCCCATCTCATGAGCAATAAATGGAGAAAAACCACCCATAACAAGCTTCTGTAATTTTGAAACTGAAAGTCATGAAGTCCCAACATGAGATCTAGTCAGGAAGATGACCTCTCTCTAGCAAAATCTTacaattagattttattttactgttagtTTTTCATGCAAAATCCACATTATTCTTTCTTTATTGTAATATATGCCTTCATTTTTGCTCATCTGATTGGCTTTGTTACAAGCTGTGAAGTTCATGAGCTGCAGTAGTGCCAGTAGTACTATGATACTTTCTCATTCAACATCTTTCAGCCAATTGTAGATATTAGATCTGCAAAAATGTGCTAACAATGTAATATGAGGCatttattcattctttaaaacAGTAAAATTCATAATTCAAGGGTAAATTGCATTTGTGCAGAGTTAAAGTCAATGGCAGTGTTGCTTGTTAGAATGCCATATAATTTGCAGATGATCTTGCTAATGGTTGGTTTCTGTCTCATTTTGAGAAGAAGAGAAAGGTATTGCCAGAAAAAGGAGTCTCTCCTGAAGGGAAGCAATGTTCAGAGGGAGCAACCGAGAAGAGTTTGTGTGACGATTCGTGTGCTGTGGACTTAAGTGAAATGGAATCGGGGGAGGAGGTTGAGATTGAAGAGTGGGCTCCACCTCCTGAGTGGCGCTCCTTAGCCACACCCCTGCGCCTCCTCAGTCCCCCTCCTGAGGACGTTGTCAGGTGTGTATGTGTGCTTGGTTGAGACAgtgaaacctctttacatcgtaatcgAGGGGGACCAAAagttgggcaatttgatgtatggaggttcactatagagaggttttagtgatacgcaccattttttcatattctgtggaaatgaaaggcactaatCTCTtataaaccattatatttatgcatttaaataaatatgcatgcattagtgaacaaatatttattatttaatgataacagaaagcgagcgctatcacgTGGTTTTTACCATGATTAGAgggaaaacgatgtgatctctcttaattcaacagtcacttaaaatgattaggatagttggataccaattttcttatttactgttaggtatgctctcatatggaacaaaatggccataactaatggttaacgtgaaaattacaacatcaAAAAGGTGCTTAGGAAAAAAAAGGGTGaagcatttattgctgaaaatgtcattccatgtacgtattcgcagctgcattaatggccTCTGGTTGTCTCAGTACGagttgcggaggtagttaggctgtctctaaggatatctccttggtatgataagtggaggttttacgaaaTAAAGAgcttcactatatagaggtttgcctataaatttacatgtaaatctgacgggaccgtaggagtggtatgaagtatggaggtttatgatgtaaagaggttcactacatagaggttttactataTTCACTTGGAAATCAATTCTATTTCCTACTAATGGTTGCAAAATCTGCCTCCCTAGTTGAAAAGCTGTTTGCAAACTATTTTGATGTTGACAATAATTTCATTGTGCACTCAGCATCAAGTTATGCTCATTTTTTTAGTTGCTGAATGTATGATAAGAAAAGTAATCTGTAAGCGGCATAATGGAATGAGGTGTTAGAATTCTCATTACATAAATTGTAGCTAAAGGCTTTAagaatacaggcatcccccaatttacgtaagtcgagcaTTTGTGTCTGTGCTTCAGATTTCGATCGGTGCgatgaaattctcagcggagaaattcgcggtaaattctcggtgaagtttcattcaattcactgcaataTTCGTGATCtcttccgcgtattcttacgttattacatacaaaatcaataaacattaatatagtctgagagttgtatctcgagcattgccaatcaaaatgcgtaggTAATATTATTCCCTGAGTTGACCGATCGCATGGactcgggaaagtacggtatctcaacgctacattactaaactgaatatttaaattgattcattatgttatattgCGACCTAAGGGCCCATTGAATGCATTGCTAATTAAAAGTGGCGACGCTAAattgcacgaagctaattaaaagtgagcttttatccagccaactcagtcattaacgtgcaacaaagttccTGGGGAAAAGCTTTACATGTAGGGTTCTtgataaaatctttgcaaaatacaacaccGCCAGACCAGATCAGAATaaccgccagaaacatgtaaacaagtacgcaattaatatcgtgcgtcaactttttcttcacttttccgcggcgttcattgctaacactcaaaatttcaatgctgttGCGTGGGTACTAATCAATTCTTTTCCGCAGTAAAGATTTCTGctcgaacttcattttcttttaattccacagttGGAAACGGAGTTCgagtgtgcatgctgtataaaaGCTTATGGCATCGTAGCAAGGggtgagcgcaaccacttccacCGCTAgaatgcaaattttcacgtttGCGTGATTGCTTACTTGGGATTTATAAGATATTTTTCTacggaaattaatgaaaattccttcgaggaatgacaaaaatgggtctgTTATGGTTATGTTTAGCAAAAATGGTTatgtttagcacgtaaaaaacttgataactattcgatattttttctaccattggTTATACGAgtgaatatctacttcttcgcactcgcattcgaaaattaacgtaatcacttAAAATatggttatcacttacgtaagtacggatttacgtaagtcgaggcatacgtaactcgggggatgcctgtagtcATGTGAAGTTTCATGCACTCGTCAATATTTTAATAGCTATTGATTATTCggtataaacttttttttttcaacttctgaTTTTATTCACTCcacaaaaatgccattttttactGTCTTACTGCTCCTGTGTTCATCTTTATGAATTCACCAATGGTATGATCTTTACAAAATTCATCCGTACCGTACCGTAAACCTGGTATCGTAAACCAGGTACCGTAAACCAGGACAATTTTGCACTTTGTTTACTTTTTCAACTGCTTTCTTGTAAGTTAAGGTATGATAATGCTTTAAAACGTCGAATCGAACGAATAATAGTATTCATCTTATCTGTTTTAATTCCCTGtttctggagaacaaatgctaggtgagtgacttactgGACCCAATCAAGATGTTTAGATAGTCttcggcaattggatgacatgcacaagattcaaaaaagaattagaagaaatgcgtcgcatttttaacatatttaagttttttatgctcaaattgattgaaacaaGTTTTTTTAGTTGCAACAAAACTATACCAATATTCAGCACTATCTAAACAGCACAGTTTTCAAAGAAACAGGTGTGGCATCAGTACCGACAAGTAGATATGGCCTGGAAATGCCAACTGTACATTTACACCACATAAGTTGCCTggcttcactttgaaggcaacggCGTCACAAAATAGCAATACATATCTGACATGTTCGCCCTTGACTCCCTCAGTGCTTGAAAGACAGGGGGAgcctgctccttcccctccatctatCCTAGATGCGCTTCTGCTGCCTACCCCTTCCTATCGCTCAGTGGTCGTCTCATTCTGTTCCCAAAACTTGTTGCACATGATGctaatgttgttctaaacattgttgATTGTGTTGCAGGTTGTgaagttgcaatttaatttaatcatataccgataaaaatatctttcattgtgtagaaacatttttattgacaaaatcAGAACCACGTACGTGCACTGTGACGTGACACTATtgcgaggaagtgcaaaatccacctcactgcaactgaagcatttgcgagTGAAAaacaagtcagtatgcgatgagaaagtggcAAAGTTTGGGGGAAACTCATGTGAGGAATATTAAATTTCACTCCATGGTTTAACCAatgattgaaacctattttcatttccaaacgcaagcgtaATGGTTTAGATCTTGAGCGTGTaaagattttattgtttttaaaaaattatttgaaagcttataaaaatgaattttaatcagtaaaaatattaaaatgtgtatgtaaatctaaaaagcattcatttgaTTGCATGTATctagaagaaacttgaataatacCTTCAttttatagcaggaatttgaaaatgtatttggatctgaaaatatctgAAGATCCAGCTCTGAAAATCAAGGGTCTGATCCTGgtctgaaaaaaattctggatctctCCATCCCTACTTATGAATCATAACATTAAAGCAAGTTTTCTGTAGATGCCTATTTAATCTTCGGTGTAATAATTTTTGGCTGAGATTCATATTGGCTTTCAACttgttcctttttttaaaattgatctGACTGATATCtccttttttaaatgttgagATGCATGGAATGATTCACTATTTTCAACAGGCCTGCTTTCTCTCCATCGGAGACAATTGAGAAAAGAATGGGGGAAGGTACCTCATCATTGGATATTGAAGCACTTGTGAGGGATGTTCATCGCATatcactaccaagtaattcatgGACCCTGGGTGTTTTGAGGAACAAACGTTTAGTATTTGCCAGCTGGAAAGTGGGCAAAGTGTTGGAGGCTGAGAAAAGATTAGTTGTGGATGAGAACTTGAGTGTTAAGGTGGGTATTATTCAAAAGGTTTATTTTCCTTTGATTTGTTCTGGTATCTTTCGTATATTGGCTGAGACTTTGAATCACGTTCAGTGGAAGattaatattaatgtaaatgctCTTTGATGACTCTTCCAAATTAAATGTGACTACAGTGGACTTtggatcttaaaaaaatattataattaatttgcaTGTTTATAGGCTAGTATGACCTTTTAAAAGTATCTTAAAtctaaaacatttaatttgtaGGAGTACAGGTCTATATAAGTGTTATTTTGAAGGCAATACTCATTGATTGTTTTATAGCTTGCTGATGTTATACTATAGTTGGTGTTCACTTTTAGGTTATTTTTGACAACATGATACTGGCCCTTGATGAGATCAGAAATGTCACCAAATTTGAAGATATCGGTCGCTATCTGTATATTATTGATAAGATGAGCATATGTAAAGGAATTGGAACTGGCAGGAGGTAAGATGAAATTGTGTACCGTTACTCGTAAAGCATGGTATTGTGTATTTCAAGAGAACTGCAATAATGACTACAATTGACCATGGTGAGTAAAGTAATAGAAGACATTGATATTCAAGGGTTATTCTAGTACAGTACACTCcggattatccgggctaatgatggggagagatggcatgAATAATTAGAAAACATGGATAActcaaactttcacttaaatgtcttgcaatgctcataatttacctaaaacatacaatatattattaattatgcagttattctgttataaGAGTGCTTACCTTAGAGAGCTTAGAGCTTTCTTCTC from Ischnura elegans chromosome 7, ioIscEleg1.1, whole genome shotgun sequence encodes the following:
- the LOC124162800 gene encoding uncharacterized protein LOC124162800 isoform X6, which produces MVHKSRCCFVPGCRTGYPKTRAVNAKLGVKNAALFKLTDPKLLPVWNKAIGRTDRRLSETDVVCELHFKEEDIIRYWETSLPGGVVHRIKRDRCTLKKDAVPSIFPPLGTYKAMKKRGRWTEKPLASPNPQECAVSDVEDNCAEDCVPEEPFASANHEECAISDVEDHAASMVESELLDFQVLMKEALNVALPSDMWTVGVLKGNQVIFANWSDGETVEAKKRVLIDDKLQVKIYFGNVNAILNNMKEVHSLAEVGAFLIVIDQLNICQSSRSHKCLGYTVPKDFAKKETSAEQCHNCQKAEKDSLTLDNEEEIVNRVGLQKKIFRKPKSSQLSGHLHKKVKKRKVLPEKGVSPEGKQCSEGATEKSLCDDSCAVDLSEMESGEEVEIEEWAPPPEWRSLATPLRLLSPPPEDVVRPAFSPSETIEKRMGEGTSSLDIEALVRDVHRISLPSNSWTLGVLRNKRLVFASWKVGKVLEAEKRLVVDENLSVKVIFDNMILALDEIRNVTKFEDIGRYLYIIDKMSICKGIGTGRRSASCPGYFIPGQVRGVGSCLLRCAYCQGASEELMRIRRMKLGRGHVRAEAQGKVWKNLKMLSDLYPEMKKGAKTLAL
- the LOC124162800 gene encoding uncharacterized protein LOC124162800 isoform X4, with translation MHPLYQYNFCRLCLCCSGSLLNIFMDNSPYESFVLEAVNNLLNYQIVKNGRLPWLICHSCLVRLSDFREFKIRCARSKLVFDSIVQPSKDEICYPVSKCRRKKDPKLLPVWNKAIGRTDRRLSETDVVCELHFKEEDIIRYWETSLPGGVVHRIKRDRCTLKKDAVPSIFPPLGTYKAMKKRGRWTEKPLASPNPQECAVSDVEDNCAEDCVPEEPFASANHEECAISDVEDHAASMVESELLDFQVLMKEALNVALPSDMWTVGVLKGNQVIFANWSDGETVEAKKRVLIDDKLQVKIYFGNVNAILNNMKEVHSLAEVGAFLIVIDQLNICQSSRSHKCLGYTVPKDFAKKETSAEQCHNCQKAEKDSLTLDNEEEIVNRVGLQKKIFRKPKSSQLSGHLHKKVKKRKVLPEKGVSPEGKQCSEGATEKSLCDDSCAVDLSEMESGEEVEIEEWAPPPEWRSLATPLRLLSPPPEDVVRPAFSPSETIEKRMGEGTSSLDIEALVRDVHRISLPSNSWTLGVLRNKRLVFASWKVGKVLEAEKRLVVDENLSVKVIFDNMILALDEIRNVTKFEDIGRYLYIIDKMSICKGIGTGRRSASCPGYFIPGQVRGVGSCLLRCAYCQGASEELMRIRRMKLGRGHVRAEAQGKVWKNLKMLSDLYPEMKKGAKTLAL
- the LOC124162800 gene encoding uncharacterized protein LOC124162800 isoform X5, with the translated sequence MHPLYQYNFCRLCLCCSGSLLNIFMDNSPYESFVLEAVNNLLNYQIVKNGRLPWLICHSCLVRLSDFREFKIRCARSKLVFDSIVQPSKDEICYPVSKCRRKKDPKLLPVWNKAIGRTDRRLSETDVVCELHFKEEDIIRYWETSLPGGVVHRIKRDRCTLKKDAVPSIFPPLGTYKAMKKRGRWTEKPLASPNPQECAVSDVEDNCAEDCVPEEPFASANHEECAISDVEDHAASMVESELLDFQVLMKEALNVALPSDMWTVGVLKGNQVIFANWSDGETVEAKKRVLIDDKLQVKIYFGNVNAILNNMKEVHSLAEVGAFLIVIDQLNICQSSRSHKCLGYTVPKDFAKKETSAEQCHNCQKAEKDSLTLDNEEEIVNRVGLQKKIFRKPKSSQLSGHLHKKKRKVLPEKGVSPEGKQCSEGATEKSLCDDSCAVDLSEMESGEEVEIEEWAPPPEWRSLATPLRLLSPPPEDVVRPAFSPSETIEKRMGEGTSSLDIEALVRDVHRISLPSNSWTLGVLRNKRLVFASWKVGKVLEAEKRLVVDENLSVKVIFDNMILALDEIRNVTKFEDIGRYLYIIDKMSICKGIGTGRRSASCPGYFIPGQVRGVGSCLLRCAYCQGASEELMRIRRMKLGRGHVRAEAQGKVWKNLKMLSDLYPEMKKGAKTLAL
- the LOC124162800 gene encoding uncharacterized protein LOC124162800 isoform X7, whose product is MGKSRCFVPGCSSGYDWELRENKLLGIRNNSMFKAKDPKLLPVWNKAIGRTDRRLSETDVVCELHFKEEDIIRYWETSLPGGVVHRIKRDRCTLKKDAVPSIFPPLGTYKAMKKRGRWTEKPLASPNPQECAVSDVEDNCAEDCVPEEPFASANHEECAISDVEDHAASMVESELLDFQVLMKEALNVALPSDMWTVGVLKGNQVIFANWSDGETVEAKKRVLIDDKLQVKIYFGNVNAILNNMKEVHSLAEVGAFLIVIDQLNICQSSRSHKCLGYTVPKDFAKKETSAEQCHNCQKAEKDSLTLDNEEEIVNRVGLQKKIFRKPKSSQLSGHLHKKVKKRKVLPEKGVSPEGKQCSEGATEKSLCDDSCAVDLSEMESGEEVEIEEWAPPPEWRSLATPLRLLSPPPEDVVRPAFSPSETIEKRMGEGTSSLDIEALVRDVHRISLPSNSWTLGVLRNKRLVFASWKVGKVLEAEKRLVVDENLSVKVIFDNMILALDEIRNVTKFEDIGRYLYIIDKMSICKGIGTGRRSASCPGYFIPGQVRGVGSCLLRCAYCQGASEELMRIRRMKLGRGHVRAEAQGKVWKNLKMLSDLYPEMKKGAKTLAL